A portion of the Burkholderia sp. GAS332 genome contains these proteins:
- a CDS encoding fumarate hydratase subunit beta, protein MSQIHDLRLPLTRESVLDLKLGDMVRLSGEITVSIGLPTHRRLAEAVEQGAPLPVDLRDGAFFHLSTYVEETADGPVPLYLNPSTSTRYNPWMPTLIRGLGVRLVGGKGGLDEASAAALRECGCVYLSFLGGGAHLLSASLRRVVAMNWTEYISQFRLLTLEVEQLGPATVAIDAHGNSLYTQLHERAVARMLGILRDLGT, encoded by the coding sequence ATGAGCCAGATTCACGATTTGCGTTTGCCGCTCACGCGCGAGAGCGTGCTCGATCTGAAACTCGGCGACATGGTGCGGCTATCGGGTGAGATCACCGTCAGCATCGGCTTGCCGACGCATCGACGGCTCGCCGAGGCCGTGGAGCAGGGGGCACCGCTGCCGGTCGACTTGCGCGATGGCGCGTTTTTCCATTTGAGCACCTACGTCGAGGAAACGGCGGACGGCCCCGTGCCGCTCTATCTGAACCCGAGTACCAGCACCCGATATAACCCGTGGATGCCCACACTGATCCGGGGTCTCGGCGTGCGCCTCGTGGGCGGCAAGGGCGGACTCGATGAAGCAAGCGCAGCGGCGTTGCGCGAGTGCGGTTGCGTGTATCTGTCGTTTCTGGGCGGCGGCGCGCATCTGCTGTCGGCCTCGCTGCGCCGGGTCGTGGCGATGAACTGGACCGAGTACATCTCGCAGTTTCGCTTGCTCACGCTCGAAGTCGAGCAACTCGGGCCCGCGACTGTGGCGATCGATGCGCATGGCAATAGCCTTTATACGCAATTGCACGAACGCGCTGTGGCGCGGATGCTGGGGATTTTGCGTGACCTTGGCACGTAG